Proteins encoded together in one Microbacterium sp. zg-Y625 window:
- the purH gene encoding bifunctional phosphoribosylaminoimidazolecarboxamide formyltransferase/IMP cyclohydrolase: MAGPSHDPSLYRPRDIVPVRRALVSVSDKTDLLVLARALADAGVEIVSTGSTAATVRDAGFAVTDVAAVTGFPESLGGRVKTLHPGVHAGLLADLRLEDHERQLADLGIAPFELVVVNLYPFVETVASGASSEDVVEQIDIGGPAMVRASAKNFANVAVVVSPESYPAVIEAIAAGGTSLVQRRELAARAFSHTAAYDTAVSTWFAEQTLAEGDLPAHLTIKAERLSTLRYGENSHQRAAIYTTTGGHGIAQATQLQGKEMSYNNYVDSDAALRAAFDLIKPAVAIIKHANPCGIAVAAPQALDPIASAHLRAHECDPVSAFGGVIAANRTVTLKMAENLRDIFTEVIVAPDFEPEALEVFRLKKNLRVLKLPADWRQEPMDVRLVSGGLLLQDADRFPDKIESLVDGWELVTGERPADEDLMNLSFAWKTCRAVKSNAIVLAKASATVGIGMGQVNRVDSCRLAVERAGDRAAGSVAASDAFFPFADGVQVLLDAGVRTIIQPGGSVRDAEVIDAVRAAGATMYFTGERHFFH, from the coding sequence ATGGCCGGCCCGAGCCACGACCCGTCCCTGTACCGTCCCCGCGACATCGTCCCGGTGCGCCGGGCCCTCGTCTCGGTGAGCGACAAGACCGACCTGCTGGTGCTCGCCCGCGCCCTGGCGGATGCGGGCGTCGAGATCGTCTCGACCGGCTCGACGGCGGCCACCGTCCGCGACGCCGGCTTCGCCGTGACCGACGTGGCAGCGGTCACGGGATTCCCGGAATCGCTGGGCGGCCGTGTGAAGACCCTGCACCCGGGCGTGCACGCGGGTCTTCTGGCGGACCTGCGCCTCGAGGACCACGAGCGGCAGCTCGCCGATCTCGGCATCGCGCCCTTCGAGCTCGTCGTGGTGAACCTCTACCCGTTCGTCGAGACGGTGGCCTCCGGTGCGTCGTCCGAGGACGTCGTCGAGCAGATCGACATCGGGGGACCGGCGATGGTGCGGGCGAGCGCCAAGAACTTCGCCAACGTCGCCGTCGTCGTCTCTCCGGAGTCCTACCCGGCCGTCATCGAGGCGATCGCCGCCGGCGGCACCTCGCTCGTGCAGCGCCGGGAGCTCGCGGCCCGCGCGTTCTCGCACACGGCCGCCTACGACACCGCGGTGTCGACGTGGTTCGCGGAGCAGACCCTCGCCGAGGGCGACCTGCCCGCGCACCTGACCATCAAGGCCGAGCGCCTGTCGACCCTCCGTTACGGAGAGAACTCGCACCAGCGCGCCGCCATCTACACGACGACCGGCGGACACGGCATCGCCCAGGCCACGCAGCTGCAGGGCAAGGAGATGTCGTACAACAACTACGTCGACTCGGATGCCGCCCTGCGCGCGGCCTTCGACCTCATCAAGCCGGCCGTCGCGATCATCAAGCACGCCAACCCGTGCGGCATCGCCGTGGCCGCCCCGCAGGCGCTGGACCCCATCGCGTCGGCGCACCTGCGCGCACACGAGTGCGACCCGGTGTCGGCCTTCGGCGGCGTCATCGCCGCGAACCGCACGGTGACGCTGAAGATGGCCGAGAACCTGCGCGACATCTTCACCGAGGTGATCGTCGCGCCGGACTTCGAGCCCGAGGCGCTGGAGGTGTTCCGACTCAAGAAGAACCTGCGCGTGCTGAAGCTCCCCGCCGACTGGCGTCAGGAGCCGATGGACGTGCGCCTGGTGTCGGGTGGCCTGCTGCTGCAGGACGCCGACCGCTTCCCCGACAAGATCGAGTCGCTCGTGGACGGCTGGGAGCTCGTGACCGGCGAGCGTCCCGCCGACGAGGACCTGATGAACCTGTCGTTCGCGTGGAAGACGTGCCGTGCGGTGAAGTCCAACGCCATCGTGCTGGCGAAGGCCTCGGCCACTGTCGGCATCGGCATGGGGCAGGTCAACCGCGTCGACTCGTGCCGACTCGCGGTGGAGCGGGCCGGAGACCGTGCGGCCGGGTCGGTCGCGGCATCCGATGCGTTCTTCCCCTTCGCGGACGGCGTGCAGGTGCTGCTGGATGCCGGCGTGCGCACGATCATCCAGCCCGGCGGGTCGGTGCGTGACGCGGAGGTCATCGACGCGGTGCGCGCCGCCGGCGCCACGATGTACTTCACCGGGGAGCGTCACTTCTTCCACTGA
- a CDS encoding dihydrolipoyl dehydrogenase family protein, whose protein sequence is MSEREYDVVVIGAGAVGENVADRAVQGGMTTVIVEEELVGGECSYWACMPSKALLRAPSALRAARDVAGAREAVTGDLDVAAVLRRRDGITHDWSDEGQVQWLDGAGIELVRGHARLTGIRRLEITSADGTRTALVARHAIVIATGSAALLPDVPGLADVQPWTSRDATSAEAVPDSLAIIGGGVVAAEMATAYAAFGATVTLIVRSRLLGSMEPFAADLVAASLADAGVDIRTGVEVVRAERERGADAVLHLSDGSRIAAAEVLVATGRTPRTADLGVDAVGLAPGEWLDVDDTMLVRGTDWLYAVGDVNGRSLLTHQGKYQARAAGDVIAARARGRGVQDRPWGAHVATADHAAVPQVTFTDPEVASIGLTAKAAADAGLRTRVLDYDLASVAGASVYADDYRGRARAVVDEDRGVLVGATFVGPDVAELLHAATIAVVGEVPLERLWHAVPAYPTVSEVWLRWLEAYGRPTP, encoded by the coding sequence ATGAGCGAACGCGAGTACGACGTCGTGGTCATCGGAGCGGGTGCTGTCGGGGAGAACGTCGCCGATCGCGCGGTCCAGGGCGGGATGACCACGGTCATCGTCGAAGAGGAGCTCGTCGGCGGCGAGTGCTCGTACTGGGCGTGCATGCCGTCCAAGGCGCTGCTGCGCGCGCCGTCCGCCCTGCGCGCGGCACGCGACGTCGCCGGGGCGCGCGAAGCGGTGACCGGCGACCTCGACGTCGCCGCCGTGCTCCGCCGACGCGATGGCATCACCCACGACTGGTCGGACGAGGGACAGGTGCAGTGGCTCGACGGCGCCGGCATCGAGCTGGTGCGCGGTCACGCCCGCCTCACCGGCATCCGCCGTCTCGAGATCACCTCCGCCGACGGCACCCGCACCGCGCTCGTCGCCCGGCACGCGATCGTGATCGCGACCGGGTCCGCCGCGCTCCTTCCCGACGTCCCCGGGCTCGCCGACGTCCAGCCGTGGACGAGCAGGGATGCCACGAGCGCCGAAGCCGTCCCGGATTCTCTGGCGATCATCGGCGGCGGAGTCGTCGCCGCCGAGATGGCGACCGCGTACGCCGCTTTCGGCGCCACGGTCACCCTCATCGTGCGCTCGCGCCTGCTCGGGTCGATGGAGCCGTTCGCCGCCGACCTTGTCGCCGCCTCGCTCGCCGACGCGGGCGTTGACATCCGCACCGGCGTGGAGGTTGTTCGGGCCGAGCGGGAGCGGGGTGCGGATGCCGTGCTCCACCTGTCCGACGGGTCGCGGATCGCCGCGGCCGAGGTGCTCGTGGCCACCGGGCGCACGCCCCGCACCGCCGACCTGGGCGTCGATGCGGTGGGACTCGCGCCCGGCGAGTGGCTCGACGTCGACGACACGATGCTCGTGCGCGGCACCGACTGGCTCTACGCCGTAGGCGACGTCAACGGCCGGTCGCTGCTGACCCACCAGGGCAAGTACCAGGCGCGCGCCGCCGGGGACGTGATCGCCGCCCGAGCCCGCGGTCGCGGCGTGCAGGACCGGCCGTGGGGCGCGCACGTGGCCACCGCGGATCACGCCGCCGTGCCGCAGGTCACCTTCACCGATCCCGAGGTGGCGTCGATCGGCCTCACGGCGAAGGCCGCGGCCGACGCCGGGCTGCGCACCCGCGTGCTCGACTACGACCTGGCATCCGTCGCAGGCGCCTCTGTGTACGCCGACGACTACCGGGGCCGGGCGCGCGCCGTCGTCGACGAGGACCGCGGGGTCCTGGTCGGCGCGACGTTCGTCGGCCCCGATGTCGCCGAGCTGCTGCACGCCGCGACCATCGCCGTGGTCGGCGAGGTGCCGCTGGAGCGGCTCTGGCACGCGGTGCCCGCGTACCCGACGGTCAGCGAGGTGTGGCTCCGCTGGCTCGAGGCCTACGGGCGACCCACGCCCTGA
- a CDS encoding AlkA N-terminal domain-containing protein: MPGFDERYSAIHARDARFDGQFVTAVRTTGIYCRPSCPARTPKPGNVEFFDTSAAAHEAGYRACKRCLPEAAPGSPAWDLRGDTAGRAMRLIADGVVEREGVPGLAARLGYSSRHLSRLLTAELGAGPLALARAHRAHTARMLLVGTDLPISDVAFSAGFASVRQFNDTVREVFGMPPQQLRARRPATRPGTRPGTRPDPDAGAIDLVLPVRPPFDVDGLFAWMSARAIAGVETATATSFARTIALPGGPAWFRLRAAGPDRVRLDARLTRLGDLTALVARARRLFDLDADPVAVDEALGHHPELRASLAATPGMRVPGAADPHEMLIRAMVGQQISVAAARTALVRLTDALGERVPAHEGTDRLFPTMAAIAEHGADVLRGPAARIRALTGAAGLMASGELTLSPGDDAADQRARLLALPGVGPWTADYVRMRVTGDPDVLLPGDVAARTGAAALGIPADPVGLVAWSARAAPWRTYLTAHLWRAALRPPAGPPAGPPAAQSAAQSAPAPAPAPALASEGVTA; the protein is encoded by the coding sequence ATGCCCGGATTCGACGAGCGGTACAGCGCCATCCACGCGCGCGACGCGCGCTTCGACGGCCAGTTCGTCACCGCGGTGCGCACGACCGGCATCTACTGCCGCCCCAGCTGCCCGGCACGCACGCCCAAGCCCGGAAACGTCGAGTTCTTCGACACCAGCGCCGCCGCCCACGAGGCGGGCTACCGGGCCTGCAAGCGGTGCCTGCCCGAGGCCGCACCGGGGTCCCCGGCGTGGGACCTGCGTGGCGACACCGCAGGCCGCGCCATGCGCCTCATCGCCGACGGCGTCGTCGAGCGCGAGGGCGTACCGGGCCTCGCCGCACGCCTCGGATACTCCAGCCGGCACCTCTCGCGCCTGCTCACCGCCGAACTCGGCGCCGGCCCGCTGGCGCTCGCCCGCGCGCACCGCGCGCACACCGCCCGCATGCTGCTCGTCGGCACCGACCTGCCGATCTCGGACGTCGCCTTCTCGGCGGGCTTCGCCAGCGTCCGGCAGTTCAACGACACCGTGCGCGAGGTCTTCGGGATGCCGCCGCAGCAGCTGCGCGCCCGCCGCCCCGCCACTCGCCCCGGCACCCGCCCCGGCACCCGCCCCGACCCCGACGCCGGCGCCATCGACCTCGTCCTCCCCGTGCGCCCGCCGTTCGACGTCGACGGGCTCTTCGCCTGGATGTCCGCCCGCGCCATCGCCGGCGTCGAGACGGCGACGGCGACGTCGTTCGCGCGCACCATCGCGCTCCCGGGCGGACCGGCCTGGTTCCGGCTGCGCGCGGCGGGCCCCGACCGCGTGCGCCTCGACGCCCGACTCACCCGGTTGGGGGACCTGACGGCGCTGGTCGCGCGGGCGCGGCGGTTGTTCGATCTGGATGCCGACCCCGTCGCCGTCGACGAGGCGCTCGGGCACCACCCCGAGCTGCGCGCCTCGCTCGCCGCGACGCCGGGCATGCGGGTGCCCGGCGCCGCCGACCCCCACGAGATGCTCATCCGCGCGATGGTCGGGCAGCAGATCTCGGTGGCGGCCGCCCGCACCGCGCTCGTGCGATTGACCGACGCGCTGGGGGAGCGGGTCCCCGCCCACGAGGGGACCGACCGGCTGTTCCCGACGATGGCGGCCATCGCCGAGCACGGCGCCGACGTGCTGCGCGGGCCGGCCGCCCGCATCCGCGCCCTGACCGGTGCGGCAGGACTGATGGCGTCGGGCGAGCTGACCCTGTCGCCCGGCGATGACGCCGCCGACCAGCGCGCACGCCTCCTGGCTCTCCCCGGGGTCGGGCCGTGGACGGCCGACTACGTCCGCATGCGCGTGACCGGCGACCCCGACGTGCTGCTTCCCGGCGATGTCGCGGCTCGCACGGGCGCCGCGGCCCTCGGCATCCCCGCCGACCCGGTGGGTCTCGTCGCATGGTCCGCGCGCGCCGCGCCCTGGCGCACGTACCTGACCGCCCACCTCTGGCGCGCCGCCCTGCGACCGCCCGCCGGGCCGCCCGCCGGGC